Proteins encoded by one window of Vanacampus margaritifer isolate UIUO_Vmar chromosome 17, RoL_Vmar_1.0, whole genome shotgun sequence:
- the LOC144037244 gene encoding acidic leucine-rich nuclear phosphoprotein 32 family member D-like isoform X2, which produces MDMKKRITLELRNRDPAEVAEMVVDNSHSVSGEVEGLSDKFVELEVLRMINVGLNSLAKLPSLPKLRKLELSENNLSGSFETLSEKCPNLIYLNLSSNKIKELSNVEALQNLKSLQSLDLLNCEITSLEDYRDSVFELLPQVTYLDGFDQEENEAPDSEADEEDEDGEDGAGPTGDYDDEDDEDDEEDGSEGGEEEEDDDDEDDYGEEEEEEDERADAQGQKRKRDVEDDGEDDEDDEDD; this is translated from the exons GTGGCCGAGATGGTGGTGGACAACAGCCACTCCGTGAGTGGCGAAGTCGAAGGTCTCTCAGATAAGTTCGTCGAGCTGGAGGTCCTCAGAATGATCAACGTCGGCCTGAATTCGCTGGCCAAGCTGCCCTCGCTGCCCAAACTACGCAAG cTGGAGCTGAGTGAAAACAACCTGTCGGGTTCTTTCGAGACGTTGTCAGAAAAATGTCCCAACCTGATCTACCTCAACCTGAGCAGCAACAAGATTAAGGAGCTGAGCAATGTGGAGGCGCTG CAAAACCTGAAGAGCCTTCAGAGTCTGGACCTGCTGAACTGCGAGATCACGTCGCTGGAGGATTACCGCGACAGCGTGTTCGAGCTCCTGCCTCAGGTCACTTACCTGGACGGCTTCGACCAGGAGGAGAACGAGGCACCCGACTCTGAGGCCGATGAAGAAG ACGAGGACGGCGAGGATGGGGCGGGGCCGACGGGCGACTACGAcgacgaggacgacgaggacgacgaggaAGATGGCTCGGAGGGAGGAGAG gaggaggaagatgacgaCGACGAGGATGACTATggtgaagaggaggaagaggaag ACGAGCGAGCGGACGCTCAGGGACAGAAGAGGAAGAGAGACGTGGAGGACGACGGCGAGGATGACGAAGATGACGAGGACGACTAG
- the LOC144037244 gene encoding acidic leucine-rich nuclear phosphoprotein 32 family member D-like isoform X1: MDMKKRITLELRNRDPAEVAEMVVDNSHSVSGEVEGLSDKFVELEVLRMINVGLNSLAKLPSLPKLRKLELSENNLSGSFETLSEKCPNLIYLNLSSNKIKELSNVEALQNLKSLQSLDLLNCEITSLEDYRDSVFELLPQVTYLDGFDQEENEAPDSEADEEDEDGEDGAGPTGDYDDEDDEDDEEDGSEGGEVGLSVRGKRATHQEEEDDDDEDDYGEEEEEEDERADAQGQKRKRDVEDDGEDDEDDEDD; encoded by the exons GTGGCCGAGATGGTGGTGGACAACAGCCACTCCGTGAGTGGCGAAGTCGAAGGTCTCTCAGATAAGTTCGTCGAGCTGGAGGTCCTCAGAATGATCAACGTCGGCCTGAATTCGCTGGCCAAGCTGCCCTCGCTGCCCAAACTACGCAAG cTGGAGCTGAGTGAAAACAACCTGTCGGGTTCTTTCGAGACGTTGTCAGAAAAATGTCCCAACCTGATCTACCTCAACCTGAGCAGCAACAAGATTAAGGAGCTGAGCAATGTGGAGGCGCTG CAAAACCTGAAGAGCCTTCAGAGTCTGGACCTGCTGAACTGCGAGATCACGTCGCTGGAGGATTACCGCGACAGCGTGTTCGAGCTCCTGCCTCAGGTCACTTACCTGGACGGCTTCGACCAGGAGGAGAACGAGGCACCCGACTCTGAGGCCGATGAAGAAG ACGAGGACGGCGAGGATGGGGCGGGGCCGACGGGCGACTACGAcgacgaggacgacgaggacgacgaggaAGATGGCTCGGAGGGAGGAGAGGTGGGGCTGAGCGTTCGTGGGAAGAGGGCCACGCATCAG gaggaggaagatgacgaCGACGAGGATGACTATggtgaagaggaggaagaggaag ACGAGCGAGCGGACGCTCAGGGACAGAAGAGGAAGAGAGACGTGGAGGACGACGGCGAGGATGACGAAGATGACGAGGACGACTAG